One genomic segment of Chitinophaga sancti includes these proteins:
- a CDS encoding dihydrolipoamide acetyltransferase family protein, with product MAIVELVMPKMGESIMEATILRWHKKPGDQVKADETILEIATDKVDSEVPSIADGEITEILYAENDVVPVGAVIARINTNVEAAATATTPEAPVQQQAEVEVVTPQEEVHEPQFTTAAGPRFYSPLVLTIAQQEGIGFAELEKIPGTGTEGRVTKKDILNYVESKAKGFVPTATPMPARAAEAPAEEQAQAQPQPQKQSQPPSQVPQVQVQVQPQTQATSNGHSVSYNGTAEIIEMDRMRKLIADHMVRSVQTSPHVTSFAEADVTNIVRWREQEKKNFEKREGEKITFTPLFIEALVKCIKRFPLLNSSLEGDKIIIKKDINVGMAAALPSGNLIVPVIRNADQLNLVGLTRQVNQLANAARNNKLKPDDTQNGTITLTNVGNFGSLAGTPIINQPQVAILAVGTIKKRPVVIETEHGDTIAIRHMMYLSMSYDHRIIDGALGSTFLSAVVHELEHFDTHREY from the coding sequence AAACCGGGAGATCAGGTAAAAGCTGATGAGACGATCCTGGAAATTGCCACTGATAAGGTAGACAGCGAAGTACCTTCTATCGCCGATGGCGAAATTACCGAGATACTCTACGCAGAAAATGATGTAGTTCCGGTAGGTGCTGTGATAGCACGTATCAACACGAATGTGGAAGCCGCAGCCACTGCGACCACTCCTGAAGCGCCTGTACAGCAACAGGCCGAAGTGGAGGTGGTAACGCCACAGGAGGAAGTACATGAGCCACAGTTTACAACTGCTGCTGGTCCTCGTTTTTATTCTCCGCTGGTGCTGACGATCGCACAGCAGGAAGGTATCGGTTTCGCCGAACTGGAGAAGATTCCGGGTACGGGCACTGAGGGTCGTGTGACTAAGAAAGATATACTCAACTACGTTGAATCCAAGGCGAAAGGTTTTGTGCCTACCGCTACGCCAATGCCGGCCAGGGCCGCAGAAGCGCCAGCAGAGGAACAAGCTCAGGCTCAACCTCAGCCACAAAAACAATCACAACCACCATCACAGGTACCCCAGGTACAGGTGCAGGTACAACCACAAACACAAGCTACTTCCAATGGTCACTCTGTATCTTACAATGGTACTGCAGAGATCATTGAAATGGATCGTATGCGTAAGCTGATCGCTGATCACATGGTGAGAAGCGTGCAGACCAGCCCGCACGTAACCAGCTTCGCAGAAGCAGATGTAACGAATATTGTTAGGTGGAGAGAGCAGGAGAAAAAGAACTTTGAAAAGAGAGAAGGAGAGAAGATCACTTTCACACCGCTTTTCATAGAAGCATTGGTTAAATGTATCAAACGCTTCCCATTATTAAATAGCTCTCTCGAAGGTGATAAGATCATTATCAAGAAAGATATCAATGTGGGTATGGCGGCAGCACTGCCTTCCGGTAACCTGATTGTACCGGTGATCCGCAATGCGGACCAACTGAACCTGGTGGGATTAACCAGGCAGGTAAACCAGCTGGCAAACGCTGCACGTAATAATAAATTAAAGCCGGATGATACCCAGAATGGTACCATCACCCTCACGAATGTGGGGAATTTTGGTAGCCTGGCGGGCACACCTATTATTAATCAGCCGCAGGTAGCGATACTAGCGGTGGGTACGATAAAGAAACGTCCGGTGGTGATAGAGACGGAGCATGGTGATACGATTGCGATCCGTCATATGATGTATCTGTCAATGTCTTATGATCATAGAATTATTGATGGGGCATTGGGTTCTACCTTCTTAAGTGCGGTAGTGCATGAGTTAGAGCATTTCGATACGCATCGGGAATATTAA
- a CDS encoding RNA recognition motif domain-containing protein encodes MNIYVANLHYRLNDADLHQIFSEFGEVTSAKIIKDHETGRSRGFGFVEMPNQEEGSKAMDSLNGTEIEGKQLMVNEARPKQPNNNSRGGGFGGNRGGGGYGGGGGRGRY; translated from the coding sequence ATGAACATTTACGTAGCCAACCTGCACTACAGGTTGAACGATGCGGACCTTCACCAGATATTCAGCGAATTTGGCGAGGTAACTTCTGCAAAAATTATCAAGGACCATGAGACTGGCCGTTCACGCGGTTTTGGTTTTGTGGAAATGCCAAACCAGGAAGAAGGTAGCAAGGCTATGGATAGTTTGAACGGTACTGAAATCGAAGGCAAACAACTGATGGTAAACGAAGCAAGACCTAAACAACCGAATAATAATTCAAGAGGTGGTGGATTTGGTGGAAACCGCGGTGGCGGCGGATATGGTGGCGGCGGTGGCCGTGGCCGTTACTAA
- a CDS encoding DUF4230 domain-containing protein, which produces MKKFIRFLILVGFALLLFWLGKQFGSKNVNQEILSNSMIVREIAELASLEVQGNATIKRSNVANDGSWMSNMKKAFVENTIWVTVPYVAKYGVDVDSLNFKVEISDKKIVVKLPEPKLLSYELRVDRMETANRKGWLLFSDDETYTDVQKKLYTESRGQLEGNKLYVNQSKEKVVKIIKEYYKPWLKDHELIVEFDGEKVPTLN; this is translated from the coding sequence ATGAAAAAGTTTATACGGTTTTTGATATTAGTAGGGTTTGCATTATTACTCTTCTGGCTGGGAAAACAGTTTGGGAGTAAGAATGTGAACCAGGAGATATTATCAAACAGCATGATTGTAAGGGAGATTGCGGAGCTGGCAAGTTTGGAAGTGCAGGGGAATGCGACGATCAAGAGGAGCAATGTGGCGAATGATGGGAGTTGGATGAGTAATATGAAAAAAGCATTTGTAGAGAATACAATTTGGGTGACGGTGCCTTATGTGGCGAAGTATGGGGTGGATGTGGATTCCCTGAATTTTAAGGTGGAAATTTCTGATAAAAAGATTGTGGTGAAGTTGCCGGAGCCGAAGTTGTTGAGTTATGAGTTAAGGGTAGACAGGATGGAGACGGCGAACAGGAAGGGGTGGTTGTTGTTTTCGGATGACGAGACGTATACAGATGTGCAGAAGAAATTATATACAGAATCGAGGGGGCAATTGGAGGGGAATAAGTTGTATGTGAATCAGAGTAAAGAAAAGGTGGTGAAGATTATCAAAGAATATTATAAACCGTGGTTAAAGGATCACGAGTTAATAGTGGAGTTTGATGGCGAAAAGGTCCCTACTCTCAATTAG
- a CDS encoding cupin domain-containing protein: MMLNHNHNAEYWREHLQLESHVEGGSFRETYRAALKVPTSVLPSTFKGERNASTGIYFLLEFGDFSAFHRIAADEMWHFYDGYTLTIYEIKAEGALVVHQLGKHVHLGETPQLVISAGSWFASRVEVEDGYTLVGCTVAPGFDFADFELGDRAELQKAYPAHAGIVEELTR; the protein is encoded by the coding sequence ATGATGCTCAACCATAACCACAACGCCGAGTACTGGCGTGAACATTTGCAATTGGAATCTCATGTGGAAGGCGGTTCTTTCCGGGAAACGTACCGGGCGGCTCTGAAAGTGCCAACGTCTGTATTGCCGTCTACCTTTAAAGGGGAGCGGAATGCTTCGACGGGGATTTATTTCTTGCTGGAATTTGGGGATTTTTCTGCTTTCCATAGAATAGCAGCAGATGAGATGTGGCATTTTTATGATGGGTATACACTCACGATATATGAGATTAAGGCAGAGGGGGCACTGGTGGTGCATCAGTTGGGGAAACATGTGCATTTGGGAGAAACGCCACAGTTGGTGATATCGGCGGGGAGTTGGTTTGCTTCGAGAGTAGAGGTGGAAGATGGGTATACATTGGTAGGATGTACGGTAGCGCCGGGGTTTGATTTTGCGGATTTTGAGTTGGGGGACCGGGCGGAATTGCAGAAGGCGTACCCTGCGCATGCGGGAATTGTGGAGGAATTAACCAGATAA
- a CDS encoding DUF6597 domain-containing transcriptional factor has product MNFRIYSPAASLAPYVKHYYHLQNSNDGLLHLPQNLFSLGDLYMVFLQEGEVTFQPEQHASFTLPKAAVVGHFTCHHTIKVQGPVKMTVVQLNAYGCYKLAGLNMSAFNNYYRDLLKQDSGQWQHLVEAIQQTTNFMQLDAVLDKVFIDMMSTQEHPLKQMDEVADYMLRHQGHVNIERLVRKFKISRPTLERKFMEVIGITPQLYARMLRFRDAMRHMQQMNVEQWQSFITKSESYNQDLFNQDFQFFKGSESTIARMPVAQTMAVA; this is encoded by the coding sequence ATGAACTTCCGTATCTACTCCCCGGCGGCATCGCTTGCCCCTTATGTAAAGCATTACTATCATTTACAGAATAGCAATGATGGCTTGCTACATCTTCCTCAGAACCTGTTTTCTTTGGGTGACCTGTATATGGTTTTCTTGCAGGAGGGTGAAGTAACTTTTCAGCCTGAACAACATGCTTCTTTTACACTGCCTAAAGCAGCTGTGGTAGGACATTTCACCTGTCATCATACCATCAAGGTACAAGGGCCGGTAAAGATGACGGTTGTACAGCTGAATGCTTATGGTTGTTATAAACTGGCCGGATTGAACATGTCCGCTTTTAACAATTATTATCGTGATTTGCTGAAGCAGGATAGTGGGCAGTGGCAGCATTTGGTAGAAGCGATACAGCAAACTACCAATTTTATGCAGTTGGATGCTGTGCTGGATAAGGTGTTTATTGATATGATGTCTACACAGGAGCATCCTCTGAAGCAGATGGATGAAGTAGCTGATTATATGCTGCGTCATCAGGGGCATGTGAATATTGAAAGGTTGGTGAGGAAGTTTAAGATTTCCCGTCCTACATTGGAGAGGAAGTTTATGGAGGTGATTGGGATAACGCCACAGTTGTATGCCAGGATGTTAAGATTCAGAGATGCGATGAGGCATATGCAGCAGATGAATGTAGAACAGTGGCAGTCGTTTATTACGAAGAGTGAGTCTTACAACCAGGATTTGTTTAATCAGGATTTTCAGTTTTTTAAGGGTTCTGAGAGTACGATAGCGAGGATGCCGGTGGCACAGACGATGGCGGTGGCGTAA
- a CDS encoding alpha/beta hydrolase family protein, which translates to MKKMMVTAVLSGISLLTYAQQPAKKPLDQSVYDSWQSIGTKVISNNGQLVAYTITPQEGDASLVIYNTKSKKQISVPRGSTPVITEDNRYVVFAIKPTFAAVRQAKIKKKKPAEMPKDSLGILYPGADTVYKTGTIRSFKTPEKGSGVLAYLLEKTQVDTSSGNLVIVSLNKQQQDTIKNVQDYVISKTGNYLLVELVADKKDSTTHDALLRWDVGARKADTLSRGFGNRTQLSFDDAGKQAAWVNTRDSVKALQQFYELYYYTAGQDTGAIVADRNTKAFPAGWSVSQNGKVWFSKNGERLFFGSAPVPPAKDTSIVEFEVAKVDIWNYLDDYLQPMQLKNLEKDQQKNFLAVYFPDNKKVLQLADKDVDNVKVADEGNSDYAIAYTDKDQRVAVQWTGGTLKTSYLLRITDASRKLIIKDLDSASYISPDGKYVIWYDLNQKHYFTYETATGTTRNITSNIPVQVYDEEDDQPETPGNYGIAAWLEKDAAVYIYDRYDIWKVDPAGKQAPVMITGGTGRQQHLVFRYVKLTKDERFLKAGQQLVLVTYNDITKENGYYTAESTKSNLKPVVMGPYNYTKLVKADNANYYLYSKENYQQSPDVYGGSDIPHAVQLSHLNPQQAEYNWGTASLFKWTAYNGQPAEGILYKPEDFDSTKSYPVLMYFYEKLSEQLYWYIPPAPTPSRLNISFFVSRGYLVLVPDIHYEKGHPGKSAYDYVVSGARALAAHSWADSTKMGIQGQSWGGYQVAYLITATKLFSAAWAGAPVANMTSAYGGIRWESGMNRQFQYERSQSRIGATLWEKPELYIENSPLFHLPNVSTPLAIMANDADGAVPWYQGIELFTGMRRLGKPVWMLNYNNEAHNLIQRQNRKDISRREQQFFDHFLKGAPAPEWISKGVPALDKGRNWGWDVEKN; encoded by the coding sequence ATGAAAAAAATGATGGTTACAGCCGTTCTATCCGGCATATCTCTTCTCACCTATGCGCAACAACCAGCAAAAAAACCGCTCGATCAAAGTGTGTATGACAGCTGGCAAAGCATTGGCACCAAAGTCATCAGCAACAACGGACAATTAGTTGCTTATACCATTACACCACAGGAAGGTGATGCTTCGCTGGTGATCTATAACACAAAATCAAAGAAACAAATTTCGGTGCCCCGTGGTAGTACACCGGTCATCACAGAAGATAACCGGTATGTGGTGTTTGCCATTAAACCCACTTTTGCGGCTGTAAGACAGGCAAAAATTAAAAAGAAAAAACCGGCAGAAATGCCGAAAGACTCACTGGGGATCTTGTATCCTGGTGCAGATACTGTATACAAAACAGGTACCATCCGCAGTTTCAAAACACCTGAAAAAGGCAGCGGTGTACTCGCTTACCTGCTGGAAAAAACACAGGTGGATACGAGTAGCGGCAACCTGGTGATTGTATCGCTCAATAAACAACAACAGGATACCATAAAAAACGTACAGGATTATGTGATCAGTAAAACGGGTAACTACCTGCTCGTAGAACTGGTGGCAGATAAAAAAGATTCTACTACACATGATGCCTTGCTGCGCTGGGATGTAGGCGCGAGAAAAGCAGATACACTGAGCAGAGGTTTTGGGAACAGAACACAACTTTCATTTGATGATGCAGGTAAACAAGCGGCCTGGGTAAACACCCGCGATAGCGTAAAAGCACTGCAACAGTTCTATGAATTGTATTACTATACTGCTGGTCAGGATACGGGTGCGATTGTGGCGGATAGGAACACCAAGGCGTTTCCGGCAGGTTGGTCTGTGAGTCAAAATGGTAAAGTATGGTTCAGCAAAAATGGTGAAAGATTATTCTTTGGTTCTGCACCTGTTCCGCCTGCAAAGGATACAAGTATCGTAGAATTTGAAGTGGCAAAAGTAGATATCTGGAATTACCTGGATGATTACCTGCAACCGATGCAGCTGAAAAACCTGGAAAAAGATCAGCAGAAGAATTTCCTCGCTGTATATTTTCCTGATAATAAAAAAGTATTGCAACTCGCAGATAAAGATGTGGATAATGTGAAGGTTGCTGATGAAGGGAATAGTGATTATGCAATTGCCTATACAGACAAAGATCAGAGAGTGGCGGTACAGTGGACAGGCGGTACGTTGAAAACATCTTACCTGCTGCGTATTACAGATGCTTCACGCAAACTGATCATCAAAGACCTGGATAGTGCATCTTATATTTCTCCTGATGGTAAATATGTGATCTGGTATGACCTGAATCAAAAACATTATTTCACATACGAAACTGCAACAGGTACTACGCGTAATATCACTTCCAACATCCCTGTTCAGGTATATGATGAAGAAGATGATCAGCCGGAAACACCGGGTAACTATGGTATTGCAGCATGGCTGGAAAAGGATGCAGCTGTGTATATCTACGACAGGTATGATATCTGGAAAGTAGATCCTGCCGGAAAGCAGGCGCCAGTAATGATTACAGGTGGTACGGGCAGACAACAGCATCTTGTGTTCCGCTATGTGAAATTAACTAAAGATGAACGCTTCCTGAAAGCAGGTCAGCAACTGGTGTTGGTGACTTATAATGATATCACAAAAGAAAACGGTTATTATACGGCAGAAAGTACAAAGAGTAATTTGAAACCAGTAGTAATGGGGCCTTACAACTATACAAAACTGGTAAAGGCAGATAATGCGAATTACTATTTGTATTCAAAAGAAAATTATCAGCAATCTCCGGATGTATATGGTGGTAGCGATATTCCACATGCTGTACAACTGAGTCATCTCAATCCACAGCAGGCGGAATATAACTGGGGTACAGCTTCTCTCTTTAAATGGACGGCTTATAATGGTCAGCCGGCTGAAGGTATTTTGTACAAACCGGAAGACTTTGATAGTACGAAGTCTTATCCGGTGCTGATGTATTTTTATGAGAAATTGTCTGAGCAATTATACTGGTATATTCCACCTGCACCGACACCTTCCAGACTGAATATTTCTTTCTTTGTGAGCAGAGGTTATCTGGTACTGGTACCTGATATTCATTATGAAAAAGGGCATCCGGGCAAAAGTGCGTATGACTATGTAGTGAGTGGAGCACGTGCATTAGCGGCACATTCATGGGCAGATAGTACGAAGATGGGTATACAGGGGCAAAGTTGGGGTGGTTATCAGGTGGCTTACCTGATCACTGCTACTAAGTTGTTCAGTGCAGCATGGGCGGGTGCGCCAGTGGCAAATATGACGAGTGCTTATGGTGGTATCAGATGGGAAAGTGGTATGAACAGGCAGTTCCAGTATGAGCGGTCTCAGAGTCGTATTGGTGCTACGCTGTGGGAGAAACCGGAATTGTATATCGAGAATTCCCCCCTCTTCCACCTGCCAAATGTTTCTACTCCATTGGCAATCATGGCAAACGATGCGGACGGTGCAGTGCCCTGGTATCAGGGTATAGAGCTGTTTACAGGTATGCGCAGACTGGGGAAACCAGTGTGGATGCTGAATTACAACAATGAAGCACATAATTTGATACAGCGGCAGAATAGAAAAGATATTTCCCGTAGGGAGCAACAGTTCTTTGATCATTTCCTGAAGGGGGCACCTGCGCCTGAGTGGATTTCGAAAGGGGTGCCTGCGTTGGATAAGGGTAGAAACTGGGGTTGGGATGTAGAGAAAAACTAA
- a CDS encoding SusC/RagA family TonB-linked outer membrane protein yields MRKFAGMMIVLLLSSLLQSFGQTAPVTGTVLAEDGKTPLIGVTVVNTTTKKGTQTDASGHYTIPAEKDQQLLFSYIGYGIVRINASDASKVVMKPSNGELGEVVVTAMDIKRNARELGYSVQRVSGDEIAATQRENFVNALQGRVAGVTITPTTGQAGSGSSIVLRGFNSLSLSNQPLFVVDGIIVDNQTLNQSSNGGAGIGLVSDMANKNSDYTNRAADINPADIASITVLKGPEATALYGSQASSGAIVITTKRSKGKGIHVSYDNSFRTQKITRFNKVTNAYNTGNDGVYSSIFQSGSGTFFGPKYSDTTKLYDNVHNFFRTGFTQSHNLGVDFGVKNSGFRFSASYINQDGVIPNNNYKKLNLRLSNTTKIGKYVEITPSFSVINSVNNKPLRGAGGYLLDLYLWPTDHDIHDWQDSTGGKATLVAGNSPNSEVDNPVFSVERNLSQDKNNRYIATLGININPFPWLVVAGRFGYDAYHTDGYMLYNPDSYNVTAAQNGALENYYLKYWSYNHTITATATKSYKKFNGRLMIGTMWQDNETGMYAVRGTNLTDPMGTDSSNTDPTTRTRLLRNAKGLYNMSINRNIAYFGEAAIGYSDLAFVSFTQRFETTSIMPAASRNYNYPGISASFIPSEVIPGMKTSKVLSYWKVRASMASTARLSSPYANQSVFVNNLASGGGYSYGYTNANPNLKPERQKTFEIGTEFRMFDGKINAEVSYYNTLVKDQIAENFRASYATGFILNTMNAASTRNKGIEAMISATPVRKKDFGWDLTLNFNKMYNKVLAIPSTLTEYYIADTWVYGNARGGLKKGGATTTITGYHYSRSNKGDILINPLTGLPVVDATFGVIGDRNPDFTLGINNTLRYKKWTLSFLWDLKVGGDVFDATDMYLTVQGKGIKTADRETARIIKGVLNDGLQNTDKPTENNIVVLPYRQQAYYTNMPEEEFIQKDVNWFRLRDLTISYNFGKWKGISNIGAFATFNDLVLITNYRGADPVSNGNTSANRGVGGFGFDYGNLPAPVSANFGLRVSF; encoded by the coding sequence ATGCGAAAATTTGCCGGAATGATGATAGTCCTGCTTCTATCCTCATTATTACAGTCATTTGGTCAGACGGCGCCGGTAACAGGTACCGTATTGGCAGAAGACGGGAAAACCCCTTTGATTGGTGTAACTGTAGTCAACACTACCACCAAAAAAGGGACCCAAACCGATGCCAGCGGCCACTATACCATTCCCGCTGAAAAAGATCAACAACTCCTCTTTTCGTACATCGGCTATGGCATAGTAAGAATCAATGCCAGCGATGCCTCCAAAGTCGTGATGAAACCCAGCAATGGTGAACTCGGCGAAGTGGTAGTCACTGCCATGGACATCAAGCGTAATGCCCGTGAACTCGGTTACTCCGTACAGCGTGTAAGTGGTGATGAAATCGCCGCCACCCAACGTGAAAACTTTGTCAATGCTTTACAAGGCAGGGTAGCCGGTGTGACCATCACACCTACCACAGGACAGGCAGGCTCCGGTTCCTCTATCGTACTCAGAGGTTTCAACTCTCTCTCCCTGAGCAACCAACCACTGTTCGTCGTAGATGGTATCATCGTTGACAACCAGACCCTGAACCAAAGCTCCAATGGCGGTGCAGGTATCGGCCTCGTATCCGACATGGCAAACAAAAACAGTGATTACACCAACCGCGCTGCCGACATCAACCCTGCTGATATCGCCAGCATCACCGTACTGAAAGGCCCTGAAGCCACTGCATTGTATGGTAGCCAGGCCAGCTCCGGCGCCATCGTGATCACTACCAAAAGAAGCAAAGGAAAAGGCATTCACGTGAGCTATGACAATAGCTTCCGTACACAAAAGATCACCCGCTTCAATAAAGTGACCAATGCCTACAACACTGGTAATGACGGCGTGTATAGCTCCATCTTCCAGTCTGGTAGTGGCACCTTCTTTGGTCCTAAATACAGCGATACCACAAAACTGTATGATAACGTGCACAACTTTTTCAGAACCGGTTTTACCCAAAGCCATAACCTCGGTGTTGACTTTGGTGTGAAGAATTCCGGTTTTCGTTTCTCTGCATCTTACATCAACCAGGATGGTGTGATCCCTAACAATAATTACAAGAAACTCAACCTGCGCTTAAGCAATACTACCAAAATCGGTAAGTATGTAGAAATCACACCGAGCTTCTCTGTAATCAACAGTGTGAACAACAAACCCCTGAGAGGTGCCGGCGGTTACCTGCTGGATTTATACCTCTGGCCTACCGATCATGATATCCATGACTGGCAGGATTCTACAGGTGGCAAAGCTACTCTCGTAGCGGGCAACTCTCCGAATTCAGAAGTAGATAACCCCGTATTCAGTGTGGAACGTAACCTGAGCCAGGATAAAAATAACCGTTACATCGCGACCCTGGGTATCAACATCAATCCATTCCCATGGCTGGTAGTAGCAGGTCGCTTCGGTTACGATGCCTATCACACCGACGGTTATATGTTATACAACCCTGATTCCTACAATGTTACTGCCGCACAAAATGGTGCACTGGAAAATTACTACCTGAAATATTGGAGTTATAACCACACCATCACTGCAACCGCTACCAAGAGTTACAAGAAGTTCAACGGTCGCTTAATGATCGGTACCATGTGGCAGGATAATGAAACAGGTATGTATGCCGTAAGAGGTACCAACCTCACTGACCCTATGGGTACAGACAGCAGCAATACAGATCCCACCACCCGTACCCGCCTGCTCAGAAATGCAAAAGGCCTGTACAACATGAGCATCAACAGGAATATCGCTTACTTCGGCGAAGCAGCCATCGGCTACAGCGATCTCGCATTCGTGAGCTTCACACAGCGTTTCGAAACAACGAGCATCATGCCAGCCGCCTCCCGCAATTATAACTACCCAGGCATCAGCGCCAGCTTCATTCCAAGTGAAGTGATTCCAGGTATGAAAACCAGCAAGGTGCTGAGCTACTGGAAAGTACGCGCTTCCATGGCGAGTACCGCACGACTCTCTTCACCCTATGCCAACCAGTCTGTATTTGTGAATAACCTGGCTAGTGGTGGTGGATATTCATATGGGTATACCAATGCGAATCCTAACCTGAAACCGGAAAGACAAAAGACCTTTGAAATAGGTACAGAGTTCAGGATGTTCGATGGTAAAATCAATGCAGAAGTTTCTTACTACAATACACTGGTGAAAGACCAGATCGCTGAAAACTTCCGCGCCAGCTATGCTACCGGTTTTATCCTGAATACCATGAACGCGGCCTCTACCCGCAATAAAGGTATCGAAGCCATGATCTCTGCGACACCCGTGCGAAAAAAAGATTTTGGATGGGACCTGACACTGAACTTTAACAAGATGTACAACAAGGTGCTTGCCATCCCAAGCACCCTCACTGAATATTACATCGCTGATACCTGGGTGTACGGCAATGCCAGAGGGGGGCTCAAGAAAGGCGGTGCAACGACTACTATCACAGGTTATCACTATTCCCGCAGCAACAAAGGTGATATCCTCATCAATCCTTTAACAGGCCTCCCTGTTGTCGATGCTACCTTCGGCGTGATCGGTGATCGTAATCCAGACTTCACCCTGGGTATCAACAATACCCTCCGTTATAAAAAATGGACATTGAGTTTCCTCTGGGACCTGAAAGTTGGCGGTGATGTATTTGACGCTACCGACATGTACCTGACCGTTCAAGGTAAAGGCATCAAGACTGCCGACAGAGAAACTGCCCGTATCATCAAAGGTGTGCTGAACGATGGATTGCAGAACACAGACAAGCCTACAGAAAACAATATCGTAGTACTCCCTTATCGCCAGCAGGCTTACTATACAAATATGCCTGAAGAAGAATTCATACAGAAAGATGTGAACTGGTTCCGCCTTCGCGATCTGACCATCAGCTACAACTTTGGCAAGTGGAAAGGTATCAGCAACATAGGTGCATTCGCCACCTTCAATGACCTGGTACTGATCACCAACTACAGAGGCGCAGACCCTGTAAGCAATGGTAATACATCTGCCAACAGAGGCGTGGGTGGTTTTGGATTTGACTATGGCAACCTGCCTGCTCCGGTGAGTGCCAACTTTGGTTTAAGGGTTTCATTTTAA